One Phocaeicola dorei genomic region harbors:
- the carB gene encoding carbamoyl-phosphate synthase (glutamine-hydrolyzing) large subunit codes for MKDEIKKVLLLGSGALKIGEAGEFDYSGSQALKALKEEGIETVLINPNIATVQTSEGVADQIYFLPVTPYFVEKVIEKERPDGVLLSFGGQTALNCGVALYKAGIFEKYNVRVLGTPVQAIMDTEDRELFVEKLNEINVKTIKSEAVENLEDARRAAKELGYPVIIRAAYALGGLGSGFCDNEEELNVLAEKAFSFSPQVLVEKSLKGWKEVEYEVVRDRYDNCITVCNMENFDPLGIHTGESIVIAPSQTLTNAEYHKLRELAIRIIRHIGIVGECNVQYAFDPESEDYRVIEVNARLSRSSALASKATGYPLAFVAAKLGLGYGLFDLKNSVTKTTSAFFEPALDYVVCKIPRWDLGKFHGVDRELGSSMKSVGEVMAIGRTFEEAIQKGLRMIGQGMHGFVENKELVIEDVDKALREPTDKRIFVISKAMRAGYTVDQIHELTKIDKWFLQKLQHIMNTSKEMHEWGNNHKQITDMPDELLRKAKVQGFSDFQIARAIGYEGDMEDGILYVRNHRKQVGILPVVKQIDTLAAEYPAQTNYLYLTYSGVANDVKYLGDHKSIVVLGSGAYRIGSSVEFDWCGVQALQTIRKEGYRSVMINYNPETVSTDYDMCDRLYFDELTFERVMDILELENPHGVIVSTGGQIPNNLALRLDAQNVNILGTSAKSIDNAEDRDKFSAMLDRIGVDQPEWSALTSMEDIHAFIDKVGFPVLVRPSYVLSGAAMNVCSNQEELERFLKLAANVSKKHPVVVSQFIEHAKEVEMDAVAQNGEIVAYAISEHIEYAGVHSGDATIQFPPQKLYVETVRRIKRISRQIAKELNISGPFNIQYLAKDNDIKVIECNLRASRSFPFVSKVLKINFIELATKVMLGLPVEKPNKNLFELDYVGIKASQFSFNRLQKADPVLGVDMASTGEVGCIGTDTSCAVLKAMLSVGYRIPEKSVLLSTGNAKQKADTLEAARMLQKKGYKLYATGGSSHFLTENGVENTRVYWPSEEGQPQALDMLHRKKIDMVVNIPKNLTAGELDNGYKIRRAAIDLNVPLITNARLASAFINAFCTMTVDDIAIKSWAEYK; via the coding sequence ATGAAAGACGAAATAAAGAAAGTATTATTATTAGGTTCCGGCGCCTTGAAGATTGGCGAGGCCGGAGAGTTTGACTATTCAGGCTCGCAAGCGCTGAAAGCCTTGAAGGAGGAAGGGATTGAAACGGTTCTGATCAACCCAAACATTGCTACTGTGCAGACCAGCGAAGGGGTGGCGGACCAGATTTATTTCCTGCCCGTTACTCCTTATTTTGTGGAAAAGGTGATAGAAAAGGAACGTCCGGATGGTGTGCTCCTGTCTTTCGGCGGACAAACTGCCTTGAACTGTGGGGTGGCACTGTACAAAGCAGGTATTTTCGAAAAATACAATGTCCGTGTGTTGGGTACTCCCGTGCAGGCCATCATGGATACGGAGGACCGTGAGTTGTTTGTAGAAAAACTGAATGAAATCAATGTAAAGACCATCAAGAGTGAAGCGGTGGAAAACTTGGAAGATGCCCGTCGCGCTGCTAAAGAATTAGGTTATCCGGTTATTATCCGTGCCGCCTACGCATTGGGTGGACTAGGCTCTGGTTTCTGTGACAATGAAGAGGAACTGAATGTTTTGGCTGAAAAGGCCTTCTCTTTCTCGCCGCAGGTATTGGTGGAAAAGAGTTTGAAAGGCTGGAAGGAGGTGGAATATGAAGTGGTCCGCGACCGTTATGATAACTGCATCACTGTATGTAACATGGAGAACTTTGACCCGCTGGGTATCCATACCGGCGAGTCTATCGTGATTGCCCCTTCGCAGACACTGACCAATGCGGAGTATCATAAACTTCGTGAACTGGCTATCCGTATCATCCGCCATATCGGCATTGTGGGCGAATGTAATGTACAGTATGCCTTCGATCCCGAATCGGAAGATTACCGTGTCATTGAGGTCAACGCCCGTCTTTCGCGTTCGTCTGCATTGGCTTCCAAAGCGACCGGATATCCGTTGGCTTTCGTTGCCGCCAAATTAGGCTTGGGATACGGGTTGTTCGACTTGAAAAACTCGGTGACAAAGACCACCAGCGCATTCTTCGAGCCTGCACTGGACTATGTGGTGTGCAAGATTCCCCGTTGGGATTTGGGCAAGTTCCATGGTGTGGACCGTGAGTTGGGCTCGTCCATGAAATCGGTGGGCGAGGTGATGGCTATCGGACGCACTTTCGAGGAAGCCATTCAGAAAGGTTTGCGCATGATTGGCCAGGGAATGCATGGTTTCGTGGAGAATAAGGAACTGGTTATAGAAGATGTGGACAAAGCCCTCCGTGAACCGACGGATAAACGTATCTTCGTGATCAGCAAAGCCATGCGTGCAGGTTACACGGTAGACCAGATTCATGAGCTGACCAAGATTGACAAATGGTTCTTGCAGAAATTGCAGCACATCATGAACACTTCTAAAGAGATGCACGAGTGGGGCAATAACCACAAGCAGATTACCGATATGCCGGACGAGCTGCTCCGCAAGGCGAAAGTGCAGGGATTCTCCGATTTCCAGATAGCCCGTGCCATTGGCTACGAGGGAGATATGGAAGACGGCATCCTGTATGTGCGCAATCATCGCAAGCAGGTGGGAATCCTTCCGGTGGTGAAACAAATCGACACGTTGGCTGCCGAATACCCTGCACAGACCAACTATCTGTACTTGACTTATAGCGGCGTGGCCAATGATGTGAAGTACTTAGGCGACCATAAATCCATTGTGGTACTGGGTTCGGGCGCTTACCGCATCGGTTCGTCGGTGGAATTTGACTGGTGTGGGGTACAGGCCTTACAGACCATCCGTAAGGAGGGTTACCGCAGTGTCATGATCAACTATAACCCCGAAACGGTTTCTACCGACTATGATATGTGCGATCGTCTTTACTTTGACGAACTTACTTTTGAGCGTGTGATGGATATCCTCGAACTGGAGAACCCTCACGGAGTCATTGTATCTACCGGCGGTCAGATTCCCAATAACCTGGCTCTCCGTCTGGATGCGCAAAATGTAAATATCCTCGGTACCAGTGCCAAGAGCATTGATAATGCTGAGGACCGTGATAAATTCTCGGCCATGCTGGACCGCATTGGGGTGGATCAGCCTGAATGGAGCGCATTGACTTCTATGGAGGATATCCATGCTTTTATTGATAAAGTAGGCTTCCCTGTTTTGGTACGTCCCTCGTATGTGCTGAGTGGTGCGGCCATGAACGTCTGCTCCAATCAAGAGGAATTGGAACGCTTCCTGAAACTGGCTGCAAACGTATCGAAAAAGCATCCGGTAGTGGTGAGCCAGTTCATTGAGCACGCTAAGGAAGTGGAAATGGACGCTGTGGCACAGAATGGTGAGATTGTGGCATACGCTATCAGTGAGCACATTGAATATGCCGGCGTGCACTCGGGGGATGCCACCATTCAGTTCCCTCCTCAGAAACTGTATGTGGAAACGGTACGCCGCATCAAGCGCATCTCCCGTCAGATAGCCAAGGAATTGAATATCTCCGGTCCGTTCAATATACAATATCTGGCAAAGGATAACGATATCAAGGTGATTGAATGTAACCTTCGTGCTTCACGCAGCTTCCCCTTTGTCAGCAAGGTGTTGAAAATCAATTTTATCGAACTGGCTACGAAGGTGATGCTCGGATTGCCGGTAGAGAAACCGAACAAGAATCTTTTCGAGTTGGATTATGTGGGTATTAAGGCCAGCCAGTTCTCTTTCAACCGTTTGCAGAAAGCCGATCCGGTATTGGGCGTAGATATGGCCTCTACCGGTGAAGTAGGCTGCATCGGTACGGATACTTCGTGTGCCGTATTGAAGGCGATGTTGTCTGTGGGCTATCGTATTCCGGAAAAGAGTGTGTTGCTTTCAACTGGTAACGCCAAGCAGAAAGCGGATACTTTGGAAGCTGCCCGTATGTTACAGAAGAAAGGTTATAAACTTTATGCCACCGGAGGCTCATCGCACTTCCTGACCGAAAACGGGGTGGAAAATACCCGTGTTTACTGGCCCAGCGAGGAAGGGCAACCTCAGGCATTGGATATGTTGCATCGGAAAAAGATAGATATGGTAGTCAATATACCGAAGAACCTGACAGCCGGGGAGTTGGATAACGGGTACAAGATCCGTCGTGCCGCCATCGACCTGAATGTGCCCTTGATTACCAATGCCCGTCTGGCAAGCGCGTTTATCAATGCCTTCTGTACCATGACGGTGGATGATATCGCTATCAAGAGCTGGGCGGAATATAAATGA
- the gltB gene encoding glutamate synthase large subunit, with amino-acid sequence MVKREQNGLYNVTNEHDACGVGMVVNIHGNKSHELVDSALKVLENMRHRGAEGADNKTGDGAGIMLQIPHEFILLQGIPVPEKGKYGTGLIFLPKDEKEQAGILSIMIEEIEREGLTLMHLRNVPTNPNCLGKDARATEPDIKQVFITGVTDVENLERTLYVIRKKIEKRVRHKDFYIVSLSGKNIIYKGMLSSMQVREYFPDLTQPYFTSGLALVHSRFSTNTFPTWSLAQPFRLLAHNGEINTIRGNRGWMEARESVLSSPALGNIKAIRPIIQPGMSDSASLDNVLEFFVMSGLSLPHAMAMLVPESFNDKNPISEELKAFYEYHSILMEPWDGPAALLFSDGRFAGGMLDRNGLRPARYLITNNDMMVVASEVGVMDFEPGEIKEKGRLQPGKILMIDTEQGKIYYDGELKEQLASARPYRTWLSTNRIELDTLKSGRKIDNRIAGYDRMLRTFGFSREDIERTLIPMCNTGAEPVASMGNDTPLAVLSDKPQLLFNYFRQQFAQVTNPAIDPIREELVMSLTEYIGAVGMNILVPSESHCKMVRLPHPVLNNTQLDILCNIRYKGFNTVKLPILFEVSKGKAGLQEALSNLCKQAEQSVTDGVNYIILSDRSVDAAHAAIPSLLAVSAVHHHLISVQKRVQTALIVESGEIREVMHAALLLGYGASAINPYMAFAVLDELVRKGDVQMNYETAEKNYIKAICKGLFKIMSKMGISTIRSYRGAKIFEAVGVSEELLRSYFGTQTSSIGGIRLEEVAKDAIALHDAGFSPKEVSDILPHNGLFSFRKDGERHAWNPETISTLQLATRLGSYKKFKEFTSMVDEKDSPLFLRNFFGHKRNPIDIEKVEPIENIVKHFVTGAMSFGAISKEAHEALALAMNKLSARSNTGEGGEDSERITGTYEGISLCSKTKQIASGRFGVTTEYLVHAEEIQIKVAQGAKPGEGGQLPGFKVDEVIAKTRHSIPGISLISPPPHHDIYSIEDLAQLIFDLKNVNPQARISVKLVAESGVGTIAAGVAKAKADLIVISGAEGGTGASPASSMRYAGISPEIGLSETQQTLVLNGLRGQVKLQVDGQLKTGRDIINMALLGAEEFGFGTTALIVLGCVMMRKCHTNTCPVGVATQDPELRKHFRGHYEYVVNYFTFLAQEVREYLAEMGFTRLEDIIGRTDLIEIQQAPSEKKSSLLDFNRLLHRVDNGAAIHHVMEQKHDIAHVKDVTILAAARDAIENGKEISLEYTIANTDRSVGAMLAGAVAKKYGQAGLPEQTIHIKFKGSAGQSFGAFLTHGISFKLEGEANDYLGKGLSGGRIAVLPPVRSNFDAEKNTIAGNTLLYGATDGEVYINGRVGERFAVRNSGVTAVVEGVGDHCCEYMTGGRVVVLGETGRNFAAGMSGGVAYVWDKNHNFDYFCNMEMVELSLIEEASYRKELHELIRQHYLYTGSKLARTILDNWNHYVDEFIQVVPIEYKRVLQEEQMRKLQQKIADVQRDY; translated from the coding sequence ATGGTAAAAAGAGAACAAAATGGTCTTTATAATGTAACCAACGAACATGATGCTTGTGGTGTAGGTATGGTAGTCAACATTCATGGCAATAAATCACATGAACTGGTAGACTCCGCATTAAAGGTACTGGAGAACATGCGCCATCGAGGTGCGGAAGGAGCTGACAACAAGACCGGCGACGGCGCGGGAATTATGCTACAAATCCCCCACGAATTCATCCTCTTGCAAGGTATCCCCGTACCCGAGAAGGGAAAATACGGAACCGGACTAATATTTCTGCCAAAAGATGAAAAAGAACAAGCCGGTATCCTAAGTATTATGATTGAGGAAATAGAACGGGAAGGACTGACACTGATGCATCTGCGCAATGTGCCCACTAATCCCAATTGCTTGGGCAAAGACGCACGAGCCACCGAACCGGATATCAAACAGGTGTTCATCACCGGAGTGACTGATGTGGAAAACTTGGAACGTACCCTTTATGTTATCCGTAAAAAGATTGAAAAACGTGTCCGGCATAAAGATTTCTATATCGTTTCACTATCGGGCAAAAACATTATATATAAAGGGATGCTTTCGTCCATGCAGGTACGCGAGTACTTCCCGGACTTAACACAACCTTACTTTACCAGTGGACTGGCATTGGTACACTCCCGCTTCAGCACCAACACATTTCCTACATGGAGTCTGGCACAGCCTTTCCGTCTGTTGGCGCATAATGGTGAAATCAATACCATCCGCGGCAACCGAGGATGGATGGAAGCACGCGAAAGTGTCCTCTCCTCTCCGGCATTGGGGAATATCAAAGCCATCCGCCCCATTATTCAGCCAGGTATGAGCGACAGTGCCTCACTGGACAATGTGCTTGAATTTTTTGTGATGTCGGGATTGAGTCTGCCCCATGCCATGGCGATGCTGGTTCCCGAATCATTCAATGATAAAAACCCTATCAGTGAAGAGTTGAAAGCGTTTTACGAATATCACTCCATCCTAATGGAACCTTGGGACGGACCTGCCGCGTTGCTGTTCAGTGACGGACGCTTTGCCGGAGGAATGTTGGACCGCAACGGCCTCCGCCCTGCCCGTTACCTCATCACCAACAATGACATGATGGTAGTGGCCAGCGAAGTAGGCGTGATGGATTTCGAACCGGGAGAGATTAAAGAAAAAGGACGTCTGCAACCGGGAAAAATACTGATGATTGACACTGAACAGGGTAAAATATATTATGACGGAGAACTGAAAGAACAATTGGCATCAGCCCGTCCTTATCGCACCTGGCTGTCTACCAACCGCATCGAACTCGATACCTTGAAAAGCGGGCGCAAGATAGACAACCGGATAGCCGGTTATGACCGTATGTTACGCACCTTCGGCTTCTCGCGTGAAGATATAGAACGTACCCTCATACCAATGTGTAACACAGGGGCCGAACCTGTCGCCTCTATGGGTAACGACACGCCGCTGGCAGTTCTCTCGGACAAACCGCAGTTACTGTTCAACTACTTCCGCCAACAATTCGCACAGGTTACCAATCCGGCTATCGACCCTATCCGTGAAGAATTAGTCATGTCGCTCACCGAATACATCGGCGCCGTAGGAATGAACATTTTAGTACCCAGCGAAAGCCATTGCAAAATGGTACGTCTGCCCCATCCCGTACTAAATAACACCCAACTGGACATTCTCTGCAATATCCGATATAAAGGATTCAATACCGTGAAACTCCCCATCCTATTCGAGGTGAGCAAAGGAAAAGCCGGACTACAGGAAGCGCTGAGTAATTTGTGCAAACAGGCCGAGCAATCCGTGACCGACGGAGTAAACTATATCATTCTAAGCGACCGTTCTGTTGATGCGGCTCATGCCGCCATCCCGTCACTGCTGGCGGTAAGCGCTGTTCATCATCACCTCATCTCGGTTCAGAAACGCGTACAAACCGCATTGATTGTAGAAAGCGGCGAGATTCGCGAAGTGATGCACGCCGCCCTGTTACTGGGATATGGTGCCAGTGCCATCAATCCGTACATGGCCTTTGCCGTACTGGATGAACTGGTGAGAAAAGGCGATGTGCAGATGAATTACGAAACGGCCGAAAAGAATTATATCAAAGCCATCTGCAAGGGCTTGTTTAAAATCATGAGCAAGATGGGTATCTCTACGATCCGTTCCTATCGGGGCGCGAAGATTTTTGAAGCCGTAGGGGTCAGTGAGGAATTATTGAGAAGCTATTTCGGCACACAGACATCCAGCATCGGAGGTATTCGTCTGGAAGAAGTCGCCAAAGATGCCATCGCCCTGCACGATGCCGGATTCTCTCCGAAAGAAGTGAGCGACATTTTACCGCATAACGGACTGTTCTCCTTCCGCAAAGACGGAGAACGGCATGCTTGGAATCCGGAAACCATCTCCACCCTGCAACTGGCCACCCGACTGGGCAGCTACAAAAAGTTTAAGGAATTCACCTCTATGGTAGATGAAAAAGATTCCCCCCTCTTCCTGCGCAACTTCTTCGGGCACAAACGAAACCCTATTGATATTGAAAAGGTGGAGCCGATAGAAAACATCGTGAAACATTTCGTGACAGGAGCCATGTCCTTCGGTGCTATCAGCAAGGAAGCACATGAGGCGCTGGCACTGGCCATGAACAAACTGAGTGCACGCAGCAATACAGGTGAAGGTGGTGAGGACAGCGAACGCATTACAGGCACTTACGAAGGTATCTCACTATGCAGCAAGACCAAGCAAATAGCGTCGGGACGTTTCGGAGTCACCACCGAATACCTGGTCCATGCCGAAGAGATCCAGATAAAGGTAGCCCAAGGCGCCAAGCCGGGAGAGGGAGGACAACTACCGGGATTCAAGGTAGATGAGGTAATTGCCAAAACCCGCCACTCCATTCCGGGCATCTCACTCATTTCCCCTCCGCCCCACCATGACATTTATTCCATCGAAGATTTGGCCCAGTTGATATTCGACCTGAAAAACGTAAACCCACAGGCACGAATCAGTGTGAAACTGGTAGCCGAAAGCGGGGTGGGAACCATCGCCGCCGGCGTGGCCAAAGCGAAAGCCGATCTGATTGTCATCTCGGGAGCTGAAGGAGGAACCGGAGCGTCACCTGCCTCAAGTATGCGGTATGCAGGTATCTCGCCCGAAATAGGGCTGAGTGAAACGCAACAGACGTTGGTACTGAACGGACTCCGCGGACAAGTTAAACTGCAAGTGGACGGACAGTTGAAAACCGGACGGGACATTATCAATATGGCTTTGCTAGGTGCGGAAGAATTCGGTTTCGGTACCACCGCATTGATTGTACTAGGATGCGTCATGATGCGCAAATGCCACACCAACACCTGTCCCGTAGGCGTGGCCACCCAAGACCCTGAACTCCGCAAACATTTCCGCGGACACTATGAATATGTAGTGAATTATTTCACTTTCCTGGCACAGGAAGTACGCGAATATTTGGCCGAAATGGGATTCACCCGGTTGGAGGATATCATTGGACGGACAGACCTGATTGAAATACAACAAGCGCCAAGTGAGAAGAAATCCTCACTGCTGGATTTCAACAGACTGTTGCACCGGGTGGACAACGGGGCTGCCATACACCATGTCATGGAACAGAAGCACGACATCGCCCATGTAAAGGATGTAACCATACTGGCCGCCGCCCGGGATGCCATAGAAAACGGAAAAGAGATTTCCCTGGAATACACCATCGCCAATACGGACCGCTCGGTAGGCGCCATGCTGGCAGGGGCGGTTGCTAAGAAATACGGGCAGGCAGGACTTCCCGAACAGACCATCCACATTAAATTCAAGGGTTCGGCAGGCCAAAGTTTCGGTGCGTTCCTGACCCACGGCATCAGTTTCAAGCTGGAAGGTGAAGCAAATGACTACCTAGGCAAAGGGCTGAGTGGCGGACGCATTGCAGTACTGCCTCCCGTGCGTAGCAATTTCGATGCGGAAAAGAATACCATCGCCGGAAATACCCTGCTGTATGGCGCTACCGATGGTGAGGTGTATATCAACGGACGAGTGGGTGAACGCTTCGCAGTCCGCAATTCCGGAGTGACAGCCGTGGTAGAAGGTGTAGGCGACCACTGTTGCGAATATATGACTGGAGGACGAGTTGTGGTACTGGGAGAAACCGGACGGAATTTCGCTGCTGGGATGAGTGGCGGTGTGGCTTATGTATGGGACAAAAACCACAACTTCGATTATTTCTGCAACATGGAAATGGTGGAGCTCTCGCTTATCGAGGAGGCATCTTACCGGAAGGAACTGCATGAACTGATCCGTCAGCATTACCTCTATACCGGTTCCAAACTGGCACGAACAATATTAGATAACTGGAATCACTATGTGGATGAATTTATCCAGGTAGTACCTATCGAATATAAACGAGTATTGCAAGAAGAACAAATGCGCAAGCTACAGCAAAAAATAGCTGATGTACAAAGAGATTATTAA
- the glmS gene encoding glutamine--fructose-6-phosphate transaminase (isomerizing) — MCGIVGYIGKRDAYPVLIKGLKRLEYRGYDSAGVALIDKKRRLNVYKTKGKVSDLEAFVSQKDVSGTIGIAHTRWATHGEPCQANAHPHFSSSENLALIHNGIIENYATLKEKLQKKGFIFKSSTDTEVLVQLIEFFQLSNHLDLLTAVQLALHEVIGAYAIAVLDKNNPDEIITARKSSPLVVGIGKDEFFLASDATPIVEYTDKVVYLQDGEIAVIRRDKALEVVNLDNLLQNPEVRTVEMNLGQLEKGGYPHFMLKEIFEQPDCINDCMRGRINADGDKVVLSAVIDHKERLLKARRFVIVACGTSWHAGLIGKQLIESFCRIPVEVEYASEFRYRDPVIHEDDVVIAISQSGETADTLAAIELAKEKGAFIYGICNAVGSSIPRITDTGSYIHVGPEIGVASTKAFTGQVTVLTMLALTLAKEKGSMTDEKYLEVIRELTVIPAKIKKILISNPKIAELSRIFTYAHNFLYLGRGYSFPVALEGALKLKEISYIHAEGYPAAEMKHGPIALIDAEMPVVVVATHNAMYEKIMSNIQEIKARKGKVIALVTEGDTVISKLADDCIELPETLECLEPLIATIPLQLLAYHVAICKGKNVDQPRNLAKSVTVE; from the coding sequence ATGTGTGGAATAGTAGGCTACATTGGAAAACGAGATGCTTACCCTGTCCTCATAAAAGGCCTGAAGCGGTTGGAATACCGGGGCTATGATAGCGCAGGAGTCGCATTGATTGATAAAAAAAGGAGGTTGAACGTCTATAAGACGAAAGGAAAGGTCTCAGACCTAGAAGCTTTTGTTTCCCAAAAAGACGTTTCCGGTACAATTGGTATTGCCCACACCCGATGGGCTACTCACGGAGAGCCTTGCCAGGCTAACGCCCATCCTCATTTTTCTTCTTCCGAGAATCTTGCTCTTATCCACAATGGTATTATTGAAAACTACGCTACCCTGAAAGAAAAACTACAAAAAAAAGGGTTCATCTTTAAAAGTAGTACAGATACCGAAGTTCTTGTCCAGCTAATTGAATTTTTCCAGCTTTCCAACCATTTAGATTTACTTACTGCCGTTCAGTTGGCTCTGCATGAGGTGATTGGTGCATACGCCATAGCGGTGCTTGACAAGAATAATCCCGATGAGATTATTACAGCCCGTAAAAGCAGTCCGCTGGTGGTAGGGATAGGGAAGGATGAATTTTTTTTGGCCTCGGATGCTACTCCGATTGTAGAGTATACGGATAAAGTGGTGTATCTGCAAGATGGGGAGATAGCGGTGATTCGCAGAGACAAGGCGCTGGAAGTCGTCAATTTGGATAACCTGCTTCAAAATCCCGAAGTACGTACGGTGGAAATGAATCTGGGACAGCTGGAGAAAGGAGGATACCCGCATTTCATGTTGAAGGAGATATTCGAACAACCCGATTGTATTAACGACTGTATGCGTGGACGCATCAATGCGGACGGTGATAAAGTAGTACTGTCGGCGGTTATTGATCATAAGGAACGTCTGCTCAAGGCTCGTCGCTTTGTAATTGTGGCTTGCGGAACTTCGTGGCATGCCGGATTGATAGGGAAACAACTGATAGAAAGTTTCTGCCGTATTCCGGTAGAAGTGGAATATGCCTCCGAGTTCCGCTATCGTGATCCGGTGATTCATGAAGATGATGTGGTAATAGCTATCTCGCAATCGGGCGAGACGGCCGATACATTGGCTGCCATAGAACTGGCGAAAGAGAAAGGAGCTTTTATTTATGGTATATGCAATGCGGTAGGTTCATCCATTCCGCGCATTACAGATACCGGTTCTTATATTCATGTAGGACCGGAAATAGGAGTGGCGTCTACTAAGGCATTTACCGGACAGGTAACTGTGCTGACCATGCTGGCGCTGACCCTGGCAAAAGAGAAAGGGAGCATGACGGATGAGAAATACCTGGAAGTGATTCGGGAATTGACTGTGATTCCGGCTAAAATAAAAAAGATTCTGATCAGTAATCCCAAGATAGCGGAACTGTCGCGTATCTTCACCTATGCACATAATTTCCTCTATTTGGGACGAGGTTACAGTTTTCCGGTAGCTTTGGAAGGTGCGTTAAAGTTGAAGGAGATATCTTATATTCACGCTGAAGGTTATCCTGCAGCTGAGATGAAACATGGACCTATCGCATTGATTGATGCCGAAATGCCTGTTGTTGTGGTAGCTACGCATAATGCGATGTATGAAAAGATAATGAGTAACATACAGGAAATTAAAGCGCGGAAGGGAAAAGTAATCGCTTTGGTCACAGAAGGAGATACGGTAATCAGCAAGTTGGCTGATGATTGCATTGAGTTGCCCGAAACATTAGAGTGCCTCGAACCGTTGATAGCTACGATCCCCTTACAGTTATTGGCCTACCATGTAGCCATTTGCAAAGGGAAAAATGTGGATCAGCCACGAAATCTGGCGAAGTCGGTAACAGTAGAATAG
- the carA gene encoding glutamine-hydrolyzing carbamoyl-phosphate synthase small subunit, translating to MRNVTLILDDGSRFPGKSFGYEKPVAGEVVFNTAMTGYPESLTDPSYAGQLMTLTYPLVGNYGVPPFTVEPNGLATFMESERIHAEAIIVSDYSEEFSHWNAKESLADWLKREQVPGITGIDTRELTKVLREHGVMMGKIVFDDEPDKVPEATYAGINYVDKVSCKEVIRYNEGAGKKKVVLVDCGVKTNIIRCLLKRDVEVIRVPWNHDFTGMEYDGLFISNGPGDPDTCDEAVQHIRKAMSLSDKPIFGICMGNQLLSKAGGATIYKLKYGHRSHNQPVRMVGTERCFITSQNHGYAVDNNTLGTDWEPLFINMNDGSNEGIRHKTKPWFSAQFHPEAASGPTDTEFLFDEFVKLL from the coding sequence ATGAGAAATGTAACATTGATCCTCGACGACGGGAGCCGTTTCCCGGGCAAGTCGTTCGGTTATGAGAAACCGGTAGCCGGTGAAGTGGTGTTTAATACCGCTATGACCGGTTATCCTGAGAGCTTGACAGACCCTTCATATGCGGGGCAGTTGATGACCTTGACTTACCCGTTGGTCGGTAATTACGGGGTGCCTCCCTTTACTGTCGAACCCAACGGCTTGGCCACTTTTATGGAGAGTGAACGTATCCATGCCGAAGCGATTATTGTAAGTGATTACAGTGAAGAATTCAGTCACTGGAATGCGAAAGAAAGTCTGGCCGACTGGCTGAAGCGTGAGCAAGTGCCGGGCATTACAGGCATCGATACCCGTGAACTGACAAAAGTCCTTCGCGAACATGGGGTGATGATGGGGAAGATCGTATTTGATGATGAGCCCGATAAAGTGCCCGAAGCAACGTATGCAGGTATCAACTATGTGGATAAAGTATCATGCAAGGAGGTGATTCGTTACAACGAAGGCGCCGGCAAGAAGAAAGTGGTGTTGGTGGATTGTGGTGTAAAGACAAATATCATCCGCTGTCTGCTGAAACGGGATGTGGAAGTGATCCGCGTTCCTTGGAACCATGATTTTACAGGGATGGAGTATGACGGATTGTTTATCTCGAACGGCCCGGGTGATCCGGATACATGTGATGAGGCGGTACAGCATATCCGCAAGGCGATGAGCCTGAGCGACAAGCCTATCTTTGGCATTTGTATGGGGAATCAGTTGCTTTCAAAGGCGGGAGGTGCTACTATCTATAAATTGAAATACGGTCATCGCAGTCATAACCAGCCGGTGCGCATGGTGGGAACGGAACGTTGTTTCATTACCAGCCAGAACCATGGTTATGCAGTAGATAATAATACATTGGGAACCGATTGGGAACCGCTGTTCATCAATATGAATGATGGTTCCAACGAGGGCATCAGGCATAAAACCAAACCTTGGTTCTCGGCACAGTTCCATCCGGAAGCGGCGTCGGGACCTACGGATACCGAGTTCCTGTTTGATGAATTTGTGAAGTTGCTATAA